In the genome of Streptomyces fagopyri, the window CCGGCGTGACGCCGTCCGCGCGCAGTGCCGCGAGCGGGTCGCCGGGCACCTCACGCCGTACGAGATCGGGCGCGTCCTCCAGCAACGCGGTCACCGTCTCCTTCGCGCACGGCCGGTTGGTCCCGATGACGCCCGTCGGGCCGCGTTTGATCCAGCCCGCCACGTACTCGCCCGGGGCGACCGCCCCGTCCCGCAGCACCCGCCCCGCGAGATGCGGCACCGTGCCGTGCTCCGCGTCGAACGGCAGTCCGTCGAGCGGAACCCCGCGATAGCCCACCGAGCGGAGCACCAGCTGCGCCGCGATGTCCTCGTGGCGACCCGTGCCCGTCACCCCGCCCCGCCCGTCGGGCGCGGTCCGTTCGAAGCGCACCGCGCCCACCCGGCCGCCGGCACCGCCCGGCTCGCCGTCGCGGGGGAGCAGCGCGACGGGACGGAGGAAGAACCGGAGCCGGATCCGGCGCGGACGGCCCCGTGGCGGCGCGGCGGCCCACCCGCGCAGCACCTCCACGTTGCGGCGCTGGGCGGCGGGCAGCGCCGACGGGTCGGCGTACTGCGGATCGAGCGCCAACTCGTCGGGGTCCACCACGACGTCGGTGTCCGGCAGCCCGCCCAGCTCGCGCAGCTCCTTGGTGGTGAAGCGGGCCTGCGAGGGGCCGCGCCGCCCGACCATGCTGATCTCCGTCACGGTGCTCGCGGCCAGCGCGGTGAGCGCGGCCTGCGGAATGTCGGTGGGGCTCAGCTCGGCCGCGCCGCGGGCCAGGATCCGGGTCACGTCGACCGCGACGTTGCCGACGCCGATGACCACGGCCGAGTGGGTGCCGAGCACGAATCCGGCGGCTCCGTCGGTCACGGAGTCCGGGTGCGCGCTGTACCAGGAGACGAACTCGGTCGCCGACCAGCTGCCGGACAGTTCCTCGCCGGGCACCGCGAGGTGACGGTCGGTGGCGGCTCCCACGCAGTACACGACCGCGTGGTACAGCTCGCGCAGTCGCTCGGCCGGCACGCCGCCGGGGCCCACCTGGACGCCGCCGAGGAACCGCACCCGCTCGTCCTCCAGGACGGCGCGCAGATTGTTCTGGAGCGACTTGATCTTCTCGTGGTCGGGGGCCACGCCGTAGCGGACCAGGCCGTAGGGGCACGGCAACCGGTCGAGGACGTCCACCCGGATCTCGGGCAGCCCACTCTGTACGAGGCTCTGGGCGGTGTAGACCCCGCTGGGCCCCGAGCCGACGACGGCGACATGCAGCACGGCGGAACTCCCAACCCGAAACCCGAAACCGGAACAGCCCGAGGGGATCGCTGATGGCTCCAGCATCGCACCACTCATGGCCCACTGACAGGGTGCGGCGCGCGGTACACGTGTGCGTGTCCGTCCGTATGGATCGATCACCTCTCGTGGGGGACCGCCCCCGCCGAGGTGCGCGGCGGCCGTGGCGGCGCGGTGCGGGCCGAGGCCCAGGCGAGGGCGCCGCCCGGCCGTAGCCGTCGTGCCCGCTGTGCCCGTCGTGCCCGTCGTACCGGGCCGCTTGGCGTCGCGGGGCGCGTCGGCCGGTCGCCGAGGAGTACCGGGGCGCGCGGCAGGGGCGGATCCGGTCGGGGCGGTCGTGTGCGCCACCGGTCACGGCCGGCACAGGTCACCGGCGCTGATCGCCCGGACGGACGGCCCGGGTGCGCGGCGAGGAGCTCCTGACCTCCTGTCATGTACGTCGTCGAAGCGGCCGCGGGGAGCATCGCCGAAGGCCGCGGACCGTCACGACATCGCGCGCATCCTGCTGATCTCACTGGTCTGCTGGGCCATCACGTCGTCGGCCATCTCCTCGATCTGGATGTTGTTGCCCCGGGCCTTCACGTCCGTGGCCATCGAGACCGCCCCGTCGTGGTGCGTGATCATCAGTTTCAGGAAGAGCCGGTCGAAGACCTTTCCACGGGCCACGCGCAATGCCTTGAGCTGGGCCTCGGTGGCCATGCCGGGCATCGCCGCGTGCTGGTGCCGCGTGGCGTGGCCGTCCCCGTCGTGGGCGTCGAGCCAGCCCTTCATCGTGCTGATCTCGGGTCCCTGCGAGGCGGCGATGCGTGCCGCGAGTGCCTTCACCCGGCCGGACCCGGCCTGCCCCGGGGCGAGCCGGGTCATCTCCAGCGCCTGGGTGTGGTGTTCGATCATCATCCGCGCGTAGGCGAAGTCCGCCGAGTTGGGGGAGTCGTCCTCGGTGCGCCGTTTCGCGGCATCGTCGGCGGAGAGAGTTTCGGCCGCCTCGCCGGGCTTGCCGGGCGCGATCACCGAAGGGCCGCCCGTCCTGCCGGAGTCGGCCGGGGCGCCGGAGTCGTCGCAGGCCCCGAGCGTGAGGACGACGGCCACCAGCGCGGCCGTGACCAGGGACGCGCGAGGGGAACGGCGGAAGAGCACAGCGACCTCCTGGGACACACGGATCGGCTTACACCTCACGGGTGTTCATGACCGTCCTAGCACGCTTCCGAACGTGCCTGATCAGAAAGTCTCATTACGAGTACGTTGCCATCTGTTGATCAGCGCATGGGGCAGACGATACTTCTGGGGTCCGTGAACCGTTCCTCTGCGAACGGCTACAAGGGAGGACGCAGTGACCCTGTTGAACGATCCCCGAACGCGGCACAGACGCCTGGGAGTTGCCGCCGTCGCGGCCGGACTCCTGGCCGCGCTGCTCACGGCCGGCCCGGCGGCCGCGACCCCCGACCCCGGGGACGGCCCAGCCGCACGGGAGAAGGTCTCCCGGAGCGACGCCGCCGAGGTGAAGGCGGCGATGGCTAGCGGCGAGATACCCGGACAGGACGAGATCGTCCACTCCGACAACGTCCAGCACCTCGCCAACATCCCCAAGGAAGCCCTGCCCGGCATCAATTCGGATCTCGCCTTCCAGGGCCGGTACGCCTTCGCCGGCAACTACGACGGCTTCCGCATCTTCGACATCAGCAACCCGAAGGCCCCGAAGACGGTCTCCCAGGTGCTGTGCCCGGGATCGCAGAACGACATCTCCGTCTCCGGCAACCTGCTCTTCCTGTCCACCGACTCCTCGCGCAGCGACAGTTCGTGCACCAGCACGACGCAGCCCGCGACCGAGAAGTCCTCGTGGGAGGGCATGAAGGTCTTCGACATCACCGACAAGGCGAACCCGAAGTACGTCGCCGCCGTCGAGACCGCCTGCGGCTCGCACACCCACTCGCTGGTGCCGGAGCGCAAGAACGTCTACATCTACGTGTCCTCGTACTCACCGAGCGCCACGTTCCCGGACTGCCAACCGCCGCACGACGGCATCTCGGTCATCAAGGTGCCGCGCAACGCGCCCGAGAAGGCCGCGGTGGTGAACTTCCCGGTGCTCTTCCCCGGTGAGGGACCCGACGGCGGCGGCAACCCGGGCTCGCCCACCAACCCGGGCGTCTCGAAGACCACGGGCTGCCACGACATCACCGTGCTGCCCTCCAAGGACCTCGCGGCGGGCGCCTGCATGGGCGACGGAATCCTGTTCTCCATCAAGGACCCCGAACACCCGAAGGTCATCGACCAGGTCCAGGACAACGTCAACTTCGCGTTCTGGCACTCCGCGACCTTCAACCAGAAGGCCGACAAGGTCGTGTTCACCGACGAACTGGGCGGTGGCGGCGCGGCCACCTGCAACGCGGCCATCGGTCCGAACCGCGGTGCCGACGGCATCTACGACATCGTCGGCAAGGGCGACCGGCGCAAGCTGGTCTTCCGGAGCTACTACAAGATCCCCCGCCACCAGGCGGACACCGAGAACTGCGTGGCCCACAACGGCTCGCTCATCCCGGTGAAGGGCAAGGACCTCATGGTCCAGGCCTGGTACCAGGGCGGCGTCTCCGTCTGGGACTTCACCGACTCCGTCCACCCGAAGGAGATCGCCTACTTCGAGCGCGGCCCGCTGAACACCGACACGCTCCAGGTCGGCGGCTCCTGGTCGGCGTACTACTACAACGGCTACATCTACTCGAACGACATCGCCAAGGGCTTCGACGTGCTGAAGCTCAGCGACCGGCGCACCGACCCGGCCGAGCGGGTCCGCCTGCGCGAGCTCAACGTCCAGACACAGCCGGACTACTTCGACTGATCGTCGGGCAGGCGGCCGGTCGCGAAGAACCGTGACAGATCCGCCCCGTACGTCCCGCCGGGCACCTCGGTGTCCGGCGGGACCCCCATCTCCCAGTCGAGGCCGT includes:
- a CDS encoding FAD-dependent oxidoreductase, which codes for MLHVAVVGSGPSGVYTAQSLVQSGLPEIRVDVLDRLPCPYGLVRYGVAPDHEKIKSLQNNLRAVLEDERVRFLGGVQVGPGGVPAERLRELYHAVVYCVGAATDRHLAVPGEELSGSWSATEFVSWYSAHPDSVTDGAAGFVLGTHSAVVIGVGNVAVDVTRILARGAAELSPTDIPQAALTALAASTVTEISMVGRRGPSQARFTTKELRELGGLPDTDVVVDPDELALDPQYADPSALPAAQRRNVEVLRGWAAAPPRGRPRRIRLRFFLRPVALLPRDGEPGGAGGRVGAVRFERTAPDGRGGVTGTGRHEDIAAQLVLRSVGYRGVPLDGLPFDAEHGTVPHLAGRVLRDGAVAPGEYVAGWIKRGPTGVIGTNRPCAKETVTALLEDAPDLVRREVPGDPLAALRADGVTPVEWAGWEAIERAEAELGASLGRGVVKLPDWTSLLTAARTTTS
- a CDS encoding DUF305 domain-containing protein, with amino-acid sequence MLFRRSPRASLVTAALVAVVLTLGACDDSGAPADSGRTGGPSVIAPGKPGEAAETLSADDAAKRRTEDDSPNSADFAYARMMIEHHTQALEMTRLAPGQAGSGRVKALAARIAASQGPEISTMKGWLDAHDGDGHATRHQHAAMPGMATEAQLKALRVARGKVFDRLFLKLMITHHDGAVSMATDVKARGNNIQIEEMADDVMAQQTSEISRMRAMS
- a CDS encoding LVIVD repeat-containing protein; this translates as MTLLNDPRTRHRRLGVAAVAAGLLAALLTAGPAAATPDPGDGPAAREKVSRSDAAEVKAAMASGEIPGQDEIVHSDNVQHLANIPKEALPGINSDLAFQGRYAFAGNYDGFRIFDISNPKAPKTVSQVLCPGSQNDISVSGNLLFLSTDSSRSDSSCTSTTQPATEKSSWEGMKVFDITDKANPKYVAAVETACGSHTHSLVPERKNVYIYVSSYSPSATFPDCQPPHDGISVIKVPRNAPEKAAVVNFPVLFPGEGPDGGGNPGSPTNPGVSKTTGCHDITVLPSKDLAAGACMGDGILFSIKDPEHPKVIDQVQDNVNFAFWHSATFNQKADKVVFTDELGGGGAATCNAAIGPNRGADGIYDIVGKGDRRKLVFRSYYKIPRHQADTENCVAHNGSLIPVKGKDLMVQAWYQGGVSVWDFTDSVHPKEIAYFERGPLNTDTLQVGGSWSAYYYNGYIYSNDIAKGFDVLKLSDRRTDPAERVRLRELNVQTQPDYFD